One part of the Sphingobacterium sp. LZ7M1 genome encodes these proteins:
- a CDS encoding ATP-binding protein — MKIKSAKSFRFWYKTKIKEIERNDPTHNENFVGTYHKENGKKTIKGFFEMYHGDKPDIASYLPSILKIAEDGQAIYEFLQNAVDCGSTHFYIFYNDKYFLAINNGSPFDVEGLQSILNIAQTTKKDPDKIGRFGIGFKLAHRLVGKNEGTDELVRQYKGPILFSWAKLEDLESLLNNEQIEPLVPNKENYQEFINSPYLLKLLLTNFPSDPDERVKDINYQDKILFPQEELKELINFLNENFKQHSDSLKKNVLKKGSLFFIKLGEDKKKLLDKDYSELVNGIQYSMNTLKRLQKVYINNDDIGKIPLQLEEGTIKKGSDEFELISPEYKEFDIKFAIGFNTIKFGSEKSYEQIKLLKEKPNFYKYFPMGDEINGLGFIVHCDSFSNEANRRKLHEDDVNRNLFPELAKFITQRLDEYKANDRNKFLNLYASLLLSDVPERQNNKWLKPIFYDTLLEYIQTNIPTTDDIIDEVDNVKIKKFDFDISLSDLGLSDIHWFYWKDDEDKYLLNEANSNEKIGIEEWSLRDVFVNADLDCLNDWIKSLSEEDYNNFLKELDKEYFSKEAIERLIEADLFRFSDGEFYSINEVIDNEDLVFLSNKISNIQTELKSLDFLISDLDISSFSFYEKISSKLKTDEDLYDTISERTSTENNLAVNQKQNLFRNFINPATKFIGIGDETLKKIELFCDNQGEIKPLSQLVSSSLKKYTWLNPYKIKADENFDKLSNYLIQEEDLFDKIILPNIEIIKAELTEAKEIKELLSFFKNNHRSFFNEYIIQKQINGYEIIEKSNNFQIVPPNKETKEFIENYLSDQLIVLPYDFSDFNNENGIIKGEDLHNLILDFVEADEHKETLVDIIHYDEPKRKFLQNISEFRFHSDTKYAKDDYEYKILEMACGKLKGSNYQEFKDKVIIETEEQELTLSEIPPFTDKIKIDDYEISLAKILPDNYENSDHLSGLITQFIGLSLDKEQIGNLFGVSEEPEPNDIFQMFSEQVEVLENAEQLAFLFLYGLYIERIDFSQFKALNVDEEEIDLDTDKYISEFEFIQQSEVLNQKYKGITKIFKDFPVIVEDNDNLLIIKEPYFEEDKFICPYIKDDLSDDEKLSLVNFLYDQWDKKNKKTAIRNIDWSKIDDTETENILGFNPNHSVFPSNYACENEQLPDYLIKWIGEDENRIDFISDLGVWTERAVIVELRKFLNGKSKEFQNNRLTQETRFNDDETTLFNSFEWLKENDLSLKTVEQFEKFKKVVEVINENRNNKGDLVIQEEYDFELLEENSTEWKETENYKIYLYDEEMPKTVGIDEIDEYVFYRYNEDNYAINENIIYLNNKEDKKKILQKIASDDENDFSFEDLWALFGESSNREQELEREIVRLQQQIAKTDNATLGAEFSSDISKNDQKEANREAKELVKQRLENEGFEFSQGIGNYSTIDGVVKGDIEFPLVVKSYKYKDEPLKIGANEWIQLMKPNSMFWVNFGNGKLGCLKLYELLRHQDKITISFSTENLDVDDRLDKFAELLHYFGNVHFDFNSVMPSNIASNLGDYRFDKRKTEEDLSSDDESLL, encoded by the coding sequence ATGAAAATAAAAAGTGCAAAATCATTCCGATTTTGGTACAAAACCAAAATAAAAGAGATTGAGAGAAACGACCCAACCCATAATGAAAACTTTGTAGGCACTTATCACAAAGAAAATGGGAAGAAAACTATAAAAGGTTTTTTTGAAATGTATCACGGGGACAAACCCGACATTGCAAGCTATCTGCCATCAATTCTGAAAATTGCAGAAGACGGACAAGCAATTTATGAGTTTCTGCAAAATGCTGTTGATTGTGGTTCTACACATTTCTACATTTTCTATAATGACAAATACTTTTTAGCAATCAACAACGGAAGTCCATTTGATGTTGAAGGCTTACAATCAATTTTAAACATTGCCCAAACAACTAAAAAAGACCCCGACAAAATCGGACGATTTGGAATTGGTTTTAAGTTGGCTCATAGATTAGTTGGAAAAAACGAAGGTACGGACGAGCTTGTTAGACAATACAAAGGTCCGATTTTATTTAGTTGGGCTAAATTAGAAGATTTGGAAAGTTTGTTGAACAATGAACAAATTGAACCGTTAGTTCCTAACAAAGAAAATTATCAAGAGTTTATCAATTCGCCATATTTACTAAAACTCTTACTTACAAACTTTCCGTCAGACCCAGACGAGAGAGTAAAGGATATAAATTATCAAGACAAAATTTTATTTCCACAAGAGGAATTAAAAGAACTTATTAATTTCCTAAACGAAAACTTTAAGCAACATTCTGACAGCTTAAAGAAAAACGTACTGAAAAAAGGCAGTTTGTTTTTTATCAAATTGGGCGAAGACAAGAAGAAACTTTTAGATAAAGATTATTCTGAACTTGTAAACGGTATTCAGTATTCTATGAATACACTGAAACGTTTACAAAAAGTCTATATCAATAACGATGATATTGGAAAAATTCCTTTACAGCTTGAAGAAGGAACTATAAAAAAAGGTTCTGACGAGTTTGAGCTAATTTCGCCTGAATACAAAGAGTTTGACATAAAATTTGCTATTGGCTTCAACACAATAAAATTCGGAAGCGAAAAATCGTATGAACAAATAAAATTGCTCAAAGAAAAACCGAATTTTTACAAATATTTCCCAATGGGGGATGAAATTAACGGACTTGGTTTTATTGTGCATTGCGACAGTTTCAGCAATGAAGCCAACCGCAGGAAATTACACGAAGATGATGTAAATAGAAATCTGTTTCCCGAACTTGCAAAGTTTATTACACAAAGACTTGACGAATACAAAGCAAATGACCGCAATAAATTTTTAAATCTTTACGCTTCGTTGCTTTTGTCTGATGTTCCAGAGAGACAAAACAATAAATGGTTGAAACCTATTTTTTATGATACTTTGTTGGAGTATATTCAAACAAATATTCCAACCACAGATGATATAATTGACGAGGTTGATAATGTAAAAATCAAAAAGTTTGATTTTGATATATCTTTATCAGATTTGGGATTAAGTGATATTCATTGGTTTTATTGGAAAGATGATGAAGACAAATATCTACTAAATGAAGCTAACTCAAATGAAAAAATTGGTATTGAAGAATGGAGTTTACGAGATGTTTTTGTCAATGCTGATTTGGATTGTTTAAATGATTGGATAAAAAGTTTATCCGAAGAGGATTACAACAACTTTTTAAAAGAGCTTGATAAAGAATATTTTTCAAAAGAAGCAATTGAAAGATTGATTGAAGCTGACCTTTTCAGATTTTCAGACGGAGAATTTTATTCAATAAATGAAGTCATTGATAATGAGGATTTGGTATTCCTTTCAAACAAGATTTCAAATATTCAAACAGAATTAAAATCGCTTGACTTCTTAATTTCCGATTTGGATATTTCATCGTTTAGTTTCTATGAAAAGATTTCGTCTAAATTAAAAACAGATGAAGATTTGTATGATACAATTTCAGAAAGGACTTCAACCGAAAATAATCTTGCGGTCAATCAGAAACAAAATCTTTTCAGAAACTTCATCAATCCTGCAACAAAATTTATTGGTATAGGCGATGAAACACTCAAAAAAATTGAACTGTTTTGCGATAATCAGGGAGAAATAAAACCCCTTTCTCAATTGGTTAGTAGTTCGCTAAAAAAATACACTTGGTTAAATCCCTATAAAATTAAAGCAGATGAAAACTTTGATAAATTAAGCAACTACTTAATTCAAGAAGAAGATTTATTTGACAAAATCATTTTACCCAACATTGAAATCATTAAGGCCGAACTTACAGAAGCCAAAGAAATAAAAGAGCTATTGTCGTTTTTTAAGAATAATCATCGTTCCTTTTTCAATGAATATATTATTCAAAAACAAATCAATGGTTATGAAATAATTGAGAAATCAAACAACTTTCAAATCGTTCCGCCAAATAAGGAAACAAAAGAATTTATTGAAAACTATTTATCTGATCAATTGATTGTCTTGCCTTATGACTTTTCGGATTTTAACAACGAAAATGGAATAATAAAAGGCGAAGATTTACACAACTTAATTCTGGATTTCGTTGAGGCAGATGAACACAAGGAAACTCTTGTAGATATTATTCATTACGATGAACCTAAACGTAAGTTTTTACAAAATATTTCAGAGTTTAGATTTCATTCGGACACCAAATATGCCAAGGACGATTACGAGTATAAAATCTTGGAAATGGCTTGTGGTAAATTAAAAGGAAGCAATTATCAAGAATTTAAAGACAAAGTTATAATTGAAACAGAGGAACAGGAATTAACCCTTTCGGAAATTCCACCTTTTACTGACAAGATAAAAATTGATGATTACGAAATTAGTCTTGCCAAAATCCTTCCTGACAATTATGAAAACAGTGACCATTTAAGCGGATTGATAACTCAATTCATAGGTCTTAGTTTAGATAAAGAACAAATTGGAAATTTATTTGGCGTAAGCGAAGAACCTGAACCAAATGACATTTTTCAAATGTTTTCTGAGCAAGTTGAAGTTTTAGAAAATGCCGAACAGTTGGCATTTTTATTTCTCTATGGCTTGTATATTGAAAGAATAGATTTTAGTCAGTTTAAAGCTCTAAACGTTGATGAAGAAGAAATTGATTTAGATACAGACAAATATATTTCGGAATTTGAATTTATACAACAATCTGAGGTTCTAAATCAAAAATACAAAGGCATTACCAAAATTTTCAAAGATTTTCCAGTTATAGTAGAAGACAATGATAACCTATTAATAATAAAAGAACCATACTTTGAAGAAGATAAATTTATTTGTCCATACATCAAAGACGATTTATCAGATGATGAAAAATTAAGTCTTGTAAATTTCTTATACGATCAATGGGATAAGAAAAATAAAAAAACAGCAATTAGAAATATTGATTGGAGCAAAATTGATGATACTGAAACAGAAAACATTTTAGGTTTTAATCCAAACCATTCTGTATTTCCAAGTAACTACGCTTGCGAAAATGAACAATTACCAGATTATCTAATAAAATGGATTGGTGAAGATGAAAACAGAATTGATTTTATTTCAGACTTGGGTGTTTGGACTGAAAGAGCCGTTATAGTTGAATTGCGAAAATTCTTAAATGGCAAAAGCAAAGAATTTCAAAACAATCGTTTAACACAAGAAACTCGCTTTAACGATGATGAGACAACGCTTTTCAATTCGTTTGAATGGTTAAAGGAAAATGATTTGTCACTAAAAACGGTAGAGCAATTTGAAAAATTTAAGAAAGTTGTTGAAGTTATCAATGAAAACAGAAATAATAAGGGAGATTTGGTAATACAAGAGGAATACGACTTTGAACTTTTAGAGGAAAATTCAACGGAATGGAAAGAAACAGAGAACTATAAAATTTATCTGTATGATGAAGAAATGCCAAAAACTGTTGGGATTGATGAAATAGACGAATATGTATTTTACCGTTATAATGAAGATAATTATGCTATCAACGAAAACATAATTTATCTGAACAACAAAGAGGATAAAAAGAAAATACTTCAAAAAATCGCTTCCGATGATGAAAATGATTTTTCTTTTGAAGACTTGTGGGCTTTGTTTGGCGAAAGTTCAAATAGAGAGCAAGAGCTTGAAAGAGAAATTGTGAGATTACAACAACAAATTGCGAAAACCGATAACGCTACATTAGGAGCAGAATTTAGTTCCGACATCTCCAAAAATGACCAAAAAGAAGCTAACAGAGAAGCAAAAGAACTTGTTAAACAACGATTGGAAAATGAAGGCTTTGAGTTTTCGCAAGGTATAGGTAATTATTCAACGATTGACGGTGTTGTAAAAGGCGACATAGAATTTCCGCTTGTTGTGAAAAGTTACAAATACAAAGACGAACCGCTAAAAATTGGGGCAAACGAATGGATACAACTAATGAAACCCAATTCGATGTTTTGGGTAAATTTTGGTAATGGAAAATTGGGTTGTCTAAAACTGTATGAACTTTTAAGACATCAAGACAAAATTACAATCAGTTTCAGTACAGAAAATCTTGATGTGGACGACCGATTAGATAAGTTTGCAGAATTATTGCATTACTTTGGCAATGTTCATTTTGATTTTAATAGTGTTATGCCGAGTAATATTGCCAGTAATTTAGGAGATTACCGTTTTGATAAACGTAAGACCGAAGAAGATTTAAGTAGTGATGATGAAAGTTTATTATAG
- the arr gene encoding NAD(+)--rifampin ADP-ribosyltransferase — MNTTKIEDKAVLHIPTPFAQTYFHGTKADLKIGDFIQVGFNSNYEENRILKHIYVSATLNTAILGAELALGNGRERIYLVEATGDIEDDPNVTDKKFPGNPTKSYRSKHPFKVVGEVTGWHGHTLEEIKAMKDGLEKLREQGKNVIID, encoded by the coding sequence ATGAACACAACCAAAATAGAAGATAAAGCCGTACTTCATATTCCTACACCGTTTGCTCAAACCTATTTTCACGGAACAAAGGCTGACTTGAAAATTGGCGATTTCATTCAAGTAGGTTTCAACAGTAATTATGAAGAAAACAGAATATTAAAGCATATTTATGTTTCGGCTACACTGAATACTGCAATATTAGGAGCAGAACTTGCTTTGGGCAACGGACGTGAAAGGATTTATTTAGTAGAAGCAACAGGCGACATAGAAGATGACCCCAACGTAACGGACAAAAAATTTCCTGGTAATCCCACAAAATCCTATCGTTCGAAACATCCTTTTAAAGTTGTTGGAGAAGTAACCGGTTGGCACGGACATACCCTTGAAGAGATTAAAGCTATGAAAGATGGACTGGAAAAACTTAGAGAACAAGGGAAGAATGTTATTATAGACTAA
- a CDS encoding MarR family winged helix-turn-helix transcriptional regulator — MSQLYAYTSIQMHESIGRKIGLTGTDHKYLGFLIQKGQMTAGELALLTGLTTGSVTGLIDRFENKKLVKRQPDKTDRRKIIIVPNIDRITKLVTPFYSNYQNKTHDLFVSFNSDELNILEKYFHKALELMNKEIEKVNEKQ; from the coding sequence TTGAGCCAACTTTATGCCTACACATCTATTCAAATGCACGAAAGCATTGGTAGAAAAATTGGACTGACTGGCACTGACCATAAATATTTAGGTTTCTTAATTCAAAAAGGTCAAATGACAGCAGGTGAACTTGCCCTACTTACAGGGTTAACAACAGGTTCGGTTACAGGGCTAATAGACCGGTTTGAAAACAAAAAACTCGTAAAAAGACAGCCCGACAAAACTGACAGGCGGAAAATAATCATAGTTCCCAATATTGATAGAATAACAAAGTTGGTTACACCATTTTATAGTAACTACCAAAACAAAACACACGACCTTTTTGTGTCATTCAATAGTGATGAATTAAACATTTTAGAAAAATACTTCCACAAAGCATTGGAGTTGATGAATAAAGAAATTGAAAAAGTAAACGAGAAACAATAA